The Kiritimatiellales bacterium region TTTCCACAATCGATTCCCCAGCGAACCCCATCCAGCTCAAAAATAAAAGAGCCTCCATCCATGTTTCCATGATTGAGCTCTGCCTTGCCACCGACAGCTGCAAAATAATAATGCCGAGGGTCGTTGTTACCACCAGTAAAGACTGCAACCGGCTTGAGGCCCCGCGCACACCATGCAGTAGGCAGTTCAGAAGCAGTCGTCTGTTCATACTGCGCAAGCCAGATCAGACAGAGTCCCATAAAGCGCCCCGGATAGCCTATTTTACCAAGGGGGCGAAGAAATCGGTTTTTCTGGTAATAAACCGCATCGCCGGTCCGGGCGGCAAACCACGCCAGAGTGATTTCATCATTGTTGCAAACATCTGCGCAGTCAGAATAATTGTAGTACCCATTTGACGATTCGGTCATTAGCCGGAAAAGAGCACTTTCCATAAATCCAGGAGAGTCTGAAAGTCCAAAATCTGTGCCGAATGCATTTTCCAGCATAGAGATGGTGATGACCGTATAGATGGTCCCGTATTCCCAATAAGACGGGCCTTCAGGATAAATACCGTCCGGTGCATAATCCGCAAGTGGATTTTGCAGGCTGTCAAGCGCTCGCCGAATTGTTTTTGCTGCTAATTGCGGTTCACGTTCTGCAATAGTAAGCGCCGCAGCAATCAATCCCCCATGACAGACTTGGCTCCAGTTATGTGATACATTCATCCACCATGTGTCTTTATTATCCAAAAAACTGGGGTTAATCGCTTTTTCGATCAGCGCATCCATCGCCAAATCAATTGTTTCCCAAGGGAGATCGCCTGCCGTCCAATCAAGTGCAAGCGATACCGCCAGTGCCATTTCACCGACGTCAAGGAAATGTTCTGGATTCCAGTCAGAAAAATTACATACAGAAACAACCTCATCATTCAAACGCGCCAGTATCTTTGGATCTTTCTCTATACAGTACACTATGCCCAAGACGTTAATACGGTAAAGTTCTCTTCGGGAAATACCCAGCATCCTGTGCCCAAGCTTGACTCGCTCTTGGAGAGGCTGAGTCTGCACAGTTTTTGCATGCATTTTTAAAAGAGTGTATACATTTTTAATAGCTGGATCAGTTATTATTTTTTCTTTTAACCTCTGCTTGACCTCCGGTGTCAGCACCAAACGAGGTCGCGTATGATTTAGATGTGTGTTAAGATATTCTTCCGTCATAGGATTAAATATCATTTGCTTCGCAAAGATTTGTCCTGCACCAAACAGGGCAACAATAATGCAAAATTTATTAAATCGTAATTGCTTCATGATCATTCCTTTCTTTAGGTCTCCGGCAAAGAAAGCTTTTTTCCAAAAATAAACAGTAATTGTGTTTTTTCAGGAATTATTCCGGACTG contains the following coding sequences:
- a CDS encoding heparinase II/III family protein, translating into MKQLRFNKFCIIVALFGAGQIFAKQMIFNPMTEEYLNTHLNHTRPRLVLTPEVKQRLKEKIITDPAIKNVYTLLKMHAKTVQTQPLQERVKLGHRMLGISRRELYRINVLGIVYCIEKDPKILARLNDEVVSVCNFSDWNPEHFLDVGEMALAVSLALDWTAGDLPWETIDLAMDALIEKAINPSFLDNKDTWWMNVSHNWSQVCHGGLIAAALTIAEREPQLAAKTIRRALDSLQNPLADYAPDGIYPEGPSYWEYGTIYTVITISMLENAFGTDFGLSDSPGFMESALFRLMTESSNGYYNYSDCADVCNNDEITLAWFAARTGDAVYYQKNRFLRPLGKIGYPGRFMGLCLIWLAQYEQTTASELPTAWCARGLKPVAVFTGGNNDPRHYYFAAVGGKAELNHGNMDGGSFIFELDGVRWGIDCGNQSYYNIEKTGFDLWSATQNSQRWTLLTKNNFGHSTITINNQSYRVDGKTELIDFRDGDKPIVIFDMTASFGDLTKRALRTFTKDSSISLTVQDQIIPAEKTELVTWQFITIADTEIMSEGAKLRIDEKELELQNLSHPSIPFTIISLDPPPLALDKQIKNLKRIELQIPASAGEEINIYIRLSGSQSVACK